Proteins from a genomic interval of Amycolatopsis sp. cg13:
- the efeU gene encoding iron uptake transporter permease EfeU, translated as MVFSSALIGLREGLEAALVVSILVAFLVKTERRHALRFVWPGVGAAVLLSVGVGAILTYSTAQLSFEHQELLGGTLSIVAVVFVTAMIFWMRKASRHIAAELRGKMEDALKVGPAAVLLLSFLAVGREGLETAVFFYSAVQTAQSDTLQPLIGFVIGIAAAIVLAYLLYRGAVRFNLAKFFTITGVLLVFVAAGVLGYGLHDLQEAGFIPGLTTLAFDASSTLPETSWYGALLKGIFNYSQQTTVLQAIAWVVYVAIVLPLFLKPARKNKTEAAPAAPAAAKE; from the coding sequence GTGGTGTTTTCGAGCGCGCTCATCGGGCTGCGCGAAGGCCTCGAAGCCGCGCTTGTGGTGAGCATCCTGGTCGCCTTCCTGGTCAAAACCGAGCGACGGCACGCGCTGCGGTTCGTGTGGCCCGGCGTCGGCGCGGCTGTACTGCTGTCGGTCGGCGTCGGCGCGATCCTCACCTACAGCACCGCACAGTTGAGTTTCGAGCATCAGGAACTGCTCGGCGGCACGCTTTCCATTGTCGCGGTCGTCTTCGTCACCGCGATGATCTTCTGGATGCGCAAGGCTTCCCGGCACATCGCGGCCGAACTGCGCGGCAAGATGGAGGACGCGCTGAAGGTCGGGCCAGCGGCGGTGTTGCTGCTGTCGTTCCTCGCGGTCGGCCGCGAAGGGCTCGAAACCGCTGTCTTCTTCTACTCGGCCGTGCAGACCGCGCAGTCCGACACCCTGCAGCCGCTGATCGGGTTCGTGATCGGGATCGCCGCCGCGATCGTGCTCGCTTACCTGCTCTACCGCGGCGCGGTGCGGTTCAACCTGGCGAAGTTCTTCACGATCACCGGCGTGCTGCTGGTGTTCGTCGCCGCCGGCGTCCTCGGCTACGGCCTGCACGACCTGCAGGAAGCCGGGTTCATTCCCGGTCTGACGACGCTGGCCTTCGACGCGTCGAGCACGCTGCCGGAAACCTCCTGGTACGGCGCGCTGCTCAAGGGAATCTTCAACTATTCGCAGCAAACCACTGTGCTGCAAGCGATCGCGTGGGTCGTCTACGTGGCGATCGTGCTGCCGCTGTTCCTCAAGCCCGCCCGCAAGAACAAGACCGAAGCGGCACCCGCCGCCCCGGCCGCCGCCAAGGAGTGA
- a CDS encoding murein transglycosylase, with amino-acid sequence MADTTQPTIAPSPTGPPRRYPSRIAFALGLVLTGVVLVVTIGIQNPNPPAPPAAAAPPPVSPKPEPRPQPGTEAPRVGLAAPPDRPLVSDQAELDAWATRVADKTRLDARVVAAYGRAEMWMQRQKPSCHLSWATLAAIGNLAFGTEKPGPDGTMAVNPDRAEGPDTDGGKLDGDRTADHRVGPLRIMPAAWHKHAQRANGDGKPADPRNLDDAAFTAARYLCSGDDDLGAPAGWWKAMLFYNPAVNYVQDVFTAADSYAAESVAP; translated from the coding sequence GTGGCCGATACCACTCAGCCGACGATCGCCCCGTCCCCGACGGGCCCTCCGCGCCGCTACCCGAGCCGCATCGCGTTCGCGCTGGGTCTGGTGCTGACCGGGGTCGTGCTGGTGGTGACCATCGGAATCCAGAATCCGAACCCGCCCGCCCCTCCGGCCGCGGCCGCTCCGCCGCCGGTTTCGCCGAAGCCGGAACCGCGCCCGCAACCCGGCACCGAAGCCCCGCGGGTCGGTTTGGCCGCTCCGCCGGACCGCCCGCTGGTGTCCGACCAAGCGGAACTGGACGCGTGGGCGACCCGAGTCGCCGACAAGACGCGGCTGGACGCGCGCGTGGTCGCCGCGTACGGACGCGCGGAAATGTGGATGCAGCGGCAAAAACCGTCGTGCCACCTCTCGTGGGCGACGCTCGCCGCGATCGGAAACCTGGCGTTTGGAACGGAAAAACCCGGCCCCGACGGCACCATGGCGGTCAACCCCGATCGGGCGGAAGGCCCGGACACCGACGGAGGAAAGCTCGACGGCGACCGCACCGCCGACCACCGCGTCGGCCCGCTGCGGATCATGCCCGCCGCCTGGCACAAACACGCCCAACGCGCGAACGGCGACGGCAAACCGGCAGACCCCCGCAACCTCGACGACGCGGCCTTCACCGCCGCCCGCTACCTCTGCTCGGGCGACGACGACCTGGGCGCTCCGGCGGGCTGGTGGAAAGCGATGCTGTTCTACAACCCGGCGGTGAACTACGTGCAAGACGTTTTCACCGCAGCCGATTCTTATGCGGCGGAGAGCGTGGCTCCCTGA
- a CDS encoding tetratricopeptide repeat protein — protein MTDAAAAPEPDGESRFRRFRNAEHLVARRRPLDALKELEPLLADEQDKPSVQLLAGRAYFHSAQLRRAERAFTRVLELDPTDHYARFVLGRTLQRLGRLAEALAQLRMASAMNPVPEYLEAISEVRARITLSDR, from the coding sequence ATGACGGACGCCGCAGCAGCCCCCGAACCCGACGGCGAATCGCGCTTCCGCAGGTTCCGCAACGCCGAACATCTGGTCGCGCGGCGACGTCCGCTCGACGCGCTCAAGGAGCTCGAACCCCTGCTGGCCGACGAGCAGGACAAGCCGAGCGTGCAACTGCTCGCCGGGCGCGCGTACTTCCACTCCGCCCAGCTGCGCCGCGCCGAACGCGCGTTCACCCGCGTACTGGAACTCGACCCCACCGACCACTACGCCCGGTTCGTGCTCGGCCGCACCCTCCAGCGCCTCGGCCGTTTGGCCGAGGCGCTCGCACAACTGCGGATGGCGTCGGCGATGAACCCGGTGCCGGAGTATCTCGAGGCGATCAGCGAGGTCAGGGCGAGGATCACGCTCAGCGACCGCTGA
- a CDS encoding VOC family protein gives MSSDQEPDYVGLAPYLYYSDATAALAWLTRVFGFTEEVRFEDGAGEVFQATLRAGGARLQLAGVGPEYWEAKGVEGPVGQLNVVYVTDVDAQHERVSAALGEDAAPEPPQDQPYGARIFTVADPGGNSWTFWQQVTDQVELPSGWREVRPEDQAADETGEVPG, from the coding sequence ATGAGCAGCGATCAGGAACCCGACTACGTGGGACTGGCGCCGTACCTCTACTACAGCGATGCGACCGCCGCGCTCGCGTGGCTGACCAGGGTGTTCGGCTTCACCGAGGAAGTCCGCTTCGAGGACGGGGCGGGCGAGGTCTTCCAGGCCACGCTCCGCGCGGGCGGCGCGCGGCTGCAGCTGGCCGGGGTCGGTCCCGAATACTGGGAGGCCAAGGGGGTCGAGGGGCCGGTCGGGCAGTTGAACGTCGTGTACGTGACCGACGTCGACGCGCAGCACGAGCGCGTCTCCGCGGCGCTCGGCGAGGACGCCGCACCGGAACCGCCCCAGGACCAGCCTTACGGCGCGCGGATCTTCACCGTGGCCGATCCCGGCGGCAACAGCTGGACGTTCTGGCAGCAGGTGACCGATCAGGTCGAGCTGCCGTCGGGGTGGCGTGAAGTCCGGCCGGAGGACCAGGCCGCCGACGAGACCGGCGAAGTGCCCGGCTGA
- the eno gene encoding phosphopyruvate hydratase, with protein MALIEQVGAREILDSRGNPTVEVEVALDDGTLARAAVPSGASTGEHEAVELRDGDTGRYNGKGVERAVAAVLDEIGPDLVGVEAVDQRIVDQKLVDLDGTPAKSRLGANAILGVSLAVAKAAAESAELELFRYLGGPNAHVLPVPMLNILNGGAHADTDVDIQEFMIAPIGAESFREALRWGTEVYHALKSVLKGRGLSTGLGDEGGFAPSLANNREALDLILAAIEKAGYAPGRDVALALDVAATEFYSDGAYTFEGSKRSAEQMSAYYGELLRDYPLVSIEDPLSEDDWDGWVQLTSEIGDKVQLVGDDLFVTNPDRLEEGITRRAANALLVKVNQIGTLSETLDAVSLATSYGYKSMMSHRSGETEDTFIADLAVATGVGQIKTGAPARGERIAKYNQLLRIEETLADAARYAGDLAFPRFSAEA; from the coding sequence GTGGCTCTCATCGAGCAGGTAGGCGCGCGCGAGATTCTCGATTCGCGCGGGAACCCGACCGTCGAGGTGGAGGTGGCGCTCGACGACGGCACCCTGGCCAGGGCCGCGGTCCCGTCCGGCGCGTCGACCGGCGAGCACGAAGCGGTCGAGCTGCGCGACGGGGACACCGGCCGCTACAACGGCAAGGGCGTGGAGCGCGCGGTCGCCGCGGTGCTCGACGAGATCGGGCCGGACCTGGTCGGCGTCGAAGCGGTCGACCAGCGGATCGTCGACCAGAAGCTGGTGGACCTCGACGGCACGCCGGCGAAGTCGCGGCTGGGCGCGAACGCCATTCTCGGTGTCTCGCTCGCCGTCGCGAAGGCCGCCGCGGAATCGGCCGAGCTGGAGCTGTTCCGCTACCTGGGCGGGCCGAACGCGCACGTGCTGCCGGTGCCGATGCTGAACATCCTCAACGGCGGCGCGCACGCCGACACCGACGTCGACATCCAGGAATTCATGATCGCGCCGATCGGCGCGGAGTCGTTCCGCGAGGCGCTGCGCTGGGGCACCGAGGTGTACCACGCGCTGAAGTCCGTGCTGAAGGGTCGCGGCCTGTCCACCGGCCTCGGCGACGAGGGCGGTTTCGCGCCGAGCCTCGCCAACAACCGCGAGGCGCTCGACCTGATCCTCGCCGCGATCGAGAAGGCCGGCTACGCGCCGGGCCGCGACGTCGCGCTCGCGCTGGACGTCGCCGCGACCGAGTTCTACTCCGACGGCGCCTACACCTTCGAGGGCTCGAAGCGCAGCGCGGAGCAGATGTCCGCGTACTACGGCGAACTGCTGCGCGACTACCCGCTGGTCTCCATCGAGGACCCGCTGAGCGAGGACGACTGGGACGGCTGGGTCCAGCTGACCTCCGAGATCGGCGACAAGGTCCAGCTCGTCGGCGACGACCTGTTCGTCACCAACCCGGACCGGCTCGAGGAGGGCATCACTCGCCGCGCGGCGAACGCGCTGCTGGTGAAGGTCAACCAGATCGGCACCCTGTCCGAGACGCTGGACGCGGTGTCGCTGGCCACGTCGTACGGCTACAAGTCGATGATGAGCCACCGGTCCGGCGAGACCGAGGACACCTTCATCGCCGACCTCGCGGTCGCCACCGGCGTCGGCCAGATCAAGACCGGAGCCCCGGCGCGCGGCGAGCGGATCGCGAAGTACAACCAGCTCCTGCGCATCGAGGAAACCCTCGCGGACGCCGCGCGCTACGCCGGCGACCTCGCCTTCCCGCGGTTCAGCGCGGAGGCCTGA
- a CDS encoding septum formation initiator family protein, translated as MSTTRRAAVVAIVVCALAFTVAVPLRTYLSQRSEVRDQEAQLAQLQHEVAQLRDRKAQLSDPAQIEAEARRRLRYVKPGETPWMVQLPEDQPGSPTAAQPGQQPAPQAPWYENLWAQVSGG; from the coding sequence ATGTCGACCACCCGGCGCGCCGCCGTGGTGGCGATCGTGGTGTGCGCGCTGGCGTTCACCGTCGCGGTCCCGTTGCGCACCTACCTCTCCCAGCGTTCCGAGGTCCGCGACCAGGAAGCGCAGCTGGCCCAGCTCCAGCACGAGGTCGCCCAGCTGCGCGACCGCAAGGCCCAGCTGAGCGACCCGGCCCAGATCGAGGCGGAAGCCCGTCGTCGGCTCCGGTACGTGAAGCCTGGCGAGACCCCGTGGATGGTCCAGCTGCCCGAGGACCAGCCCGGTTCGCCGACGGCTGCTCAGCCTGGGCAGCAACCTGCTCCGCAGGCGCCTTGGTACGAGAACCTTTGGGCGCAGGTTTCCGGGGGTTGA
- a CDS encoding DUF501 domain-containing protein: MESVNSSTETPRFEPVTDADREVIAQQLGRPPRALRAVAARCPSGHPSVVQTSPRLENGTPFPTLYYLTCPRLTSMVGTLEASGVMKEMTERLTTDPELAATYQRTHETYLAERDAIESLGTQVTAGGMPGRVKCLHVHLAHTLAAGPGVNPFGDETLAWVREQGWPTGDCAG, translated from the coding sequence CTGGAGAGCGTGAACAGCAGCACGGAGACACCCCGATTCGAGCCCGTCACCGATGCCGACCGGGAGGTCATCGCGCAGCAGCTCGGACGGCCGCCGCGGGCGTTGCGGGCGGTGGCCGCGCGGTGTCCTAGCGGGCATCCTTCGGTGGTCCAGACCAGTCCGCGGTTGGAGAACGGGACGCCGTTCCCGACGTTGTATTACTTGACCTGCCCGCGGCTGACGTCGATGGTGGGCACGCTGGAAGCGTCCGGCGTGATGAAGGAGATGACGGAACGGCTCACCACCGATCCCGAACTCGCGGCGACTTACCAGCGCACGCACGAGACGTACCTCGCCGAGCGGGACGCCATCGAGTCGCTCGGGACTCAGGTGACCGCGGGCGGGATGCCCGGGCGGGTGAAATGCCTGCACGTCCACCTCGCGCACACGCTCGCGGCCGGCCCGGGGGTGAACCCGTTCGGCGACGAGACCCTCGCCTGGGTCCGCGAACAGGGCTGGCCGACGGGCGACTGCGCCGGGTAA
- a CDS encoding lytic transglycosylase domain-containing protein yields MASRHRTAVAVLAGVLGVLPAVVGAGVVVGWAGRMPVVHTADVMPDQGYDPGIRGVSVDGRLPDAPAPVPLPAYDLPDGPLGIPATALAAYRHAADVLGKEQPGCHIDWALVASIGRIESDHARGGYVDAAGTTLQPILGPQLNGTGPYAAIPDTDHGVLDHDPVWDRAVGPFQFIPATWRSYAADGNGDGKADPGNLFDASLAAARYLCSGGLDLANPDQLRTAIYRYNNSDAYVTTVILWAEAYRKGVAQVPDSPVPVGVPGPTTSSVAPTANGPRPPQVGTSLPPVSTGAPSVTPTGTTLPGSSSGSPSGSPTETPTSSTCGSTTTTTTTTAPTETCTSSSSSQASSGTSAAG; encoded by the coding sequence GTGGCGTCGCGGCATCGGACGGCGGTCGCCGTGCTCGCGGGGGTTCTCGGGGTGCTTCCGGCGGTCGTCGGTGCGGGGGTGGTCGTCGGGTGGGCCGGGCGGATGCCGGTGGTGCATACGGCGGACGTTATGCCTGATCAGGGGTATGACCCGGGGATTCGCGGCGTCTCGGTCGACGGGCGGTTGCCTGATGCGCCGGCACCGGTTCCGCTGCCTGCGTATGACCTTCCGGACGGGCCGCTCGGGATTCCGGCTACCGCGCTGGCCGCGTATCGGCATGCGGCTGACGTCCTCGGGAAAGAGCAGCCGGGGTGTCATATCGACTGGGCGCTCGTCGCGAGCATCGGGCGGATCGAGTCGGATCACGCGCGGGGCGGGTACGTTGACGCTGCTGGGACGACGCTTCAACCGATACTCGGGCCTCAGCTCAACGGGACTGGGCCGTACGCGGCGATTCCGGACACTGATCACGGCGTGCTCGACCACGACCCGGTTTGGGATCGTGCGGTTGGGCCGTTTCAGTTCATTCCGGCGACCTGGCGGAGCTACGCGGCGGACGGCAACGGTGACGGCAAGGCCGACCCCGGCAATCTCTTCGATGCCTCGCTCGCGGCGGCTCGTTATCTGTGCTCCGGCGGGCTTGATCTGGCCAATCCGGACCAGTTGAGGACTGCGATCTACCGCTACAACAACTCCGACGCGTACGTCACCACGGTCATTCTTTGGGCGGAGGCATACCGGAAAGGAGTCGCGCAGGTGCCGGACAGTCCGGTTCCGGTTGGGGTGCCCGGGCCGACGACGTCCAGTGTCGCGCCGACGGCGAATGGGCCGCGGCCGCCGCAAGTGGGGACCTCGTTGCCGCCGGTTTCTACGGGGGCGCCGTCGGTGACGCCTACCGGGACGACGCTGCCGGGCAGTTCGTCCGGGTCTCCGTCGGGCAGTCCGACTGAAACGCCGACCAGTTCGACGTGCGGATCCACCACCACGACTACGACCACTACGGCACCGACGGAGACCTGCACCTCGTCGAGCAGCAGCCAGGCGAGCAGCGGGACGTCGGCTGCTGGCTAA
- a CDS encoding LysR family transcriptional regulator — MSLRQFEYALAVAEAGSVTAAAELLHVAQPSVSQQIRGLERELGVQLFSRTPSGLVPTVVGRAFLKDAEVAVRAARRAQATARAGADELAGELLVAAQMGLGTRQLPGALAALRKKFPRLAVTVFEEPNPAELEQLARHGVLDLALLGSACDEGLYEGHHLGDEEFVVVLGTGHRLLKKDRIELRELAEEQWIRFDPDSALDGHLTEVLRDNGLAPTAVARVSQTSTAVRWAAHGLGVTLVPASAVPEGHEHLVRPVFPVVAQPVVAAVRPGAGPAEMALLEFLRQEAWSEAPAA, encoded by the coding sequence ATGAGTCTTCGTCAGTTCGAGTACGCCTTGGCGGTCGCCGAGGCGGGGTCGGTGACTGCCGCGGCCGAGCTGCTTCACGTCGCTCAGCCGTCCGTTTCGCAGCAGATCCGGGGGCTTGAGCGGGAACTCGGCGTGCAACTTTTCTCCCGCACGCCCAGCGGGCTGGTGCCGACCGTCGTGGGGCGGGCGTTTCTCAAGGACGCTGAAGTCGCCGTAAGGGCGGCGCGGCGGGCGCAGGCGACCGCGCGTGCGGGCGCGGACGAGTTGGCCGGCGAGTTGCTCGTCGCGGCGCAGATGGGGTTGGGGACTCGGCAGTTGCCGGGTGCGTTGGCTGCCTTGCGAAAAAAGTTTCCGCGGTTGGCGGTGACCGTTTTCGAGGAGCCGAATCCCGCGGAGCTGGAGCAGCTGGCGAGGCATGGGGTGCTGGATCTCGCGTTGCTCGGGTCGGCGTGTGATGAAGGGCTGTACGAGGGGCATCACCTCGGCGACGAGGAGTTCGTGGTCGTCCTCGGAACCGGGCATCGGTTGCTCAAGAAAGACCGGATTGAGTTGCGGGAGTTGGCAGAAGAGCAGTGGATCCGGTTCGATCCGGATAGCGCGCTCGACGGTCACTTGACAGAAGTGTTGCGCGACAACGGGTTGGCGCCGACGGCGGTCGCACGGGTGTCGCAGACGTCGACGGCGGTGCGGTGGGCCGCGCACGGGCTGGGCGTGACGCTTGTTCCGGCGTCGGCGGTGCCGGAGGGGCATGAGCACCTCGTGCGGCCGGTGTTTCCGGTCGTGGCCCAGCCCGTCGTCGCGGCGGTGCGGCCCGGGGCTGGGCCCGCGGAGATGGCGTTGCTCGAGTTTCTGCGGCAGGAAGCCTGGTCCGAAGCCCCGGCCGCCTGA
- a CDS encoding SDR family oxidoreductase yields the protein MNAYQDKTVVVTGGSTGMGFATAKLFADGGARVIITGRSQPRLDAALTQLGDRATAVRGDVASLSDLDALAAQVPGPVDALFVNAGIARTAPFESVTEEQFDEQFAVNVKGAYFTVQKLAPLLRSGAGVVLTTSTANVMGLAETSVYSAGKAALRSMARTLAAELLPRGIRVNALSPGPIDTEILEAGMSAEEAAQFKAARAAANPMKRLGTPVEIARAVAFLAFDATFTTGIELVVDGGDTQL from the coding sequence ATGAATGCTTATCAGGACAAAACTGTCGTCGTCACCGGCGGCAGCACCGGAATGGGTTTCGCCACCGCGAAACTATTCGCCGACGGCGGCGCCCGCGTAATCATCACCGGCCGTTCGCAGCCCCGCCTCGACGCCGCTTTGACCCAACTCGGTGACCGCGCGACAGCCGTCCGCGGCGATGTGGCGTCGCTCTCCGATCTGGACGCGCTGGCGGCCCAGGTCCCCGGCCCGGTCGACGCCCTGTTCGTCAACGCCGGGATCGCTCGGACGGCACCGTTCGAGTCAGTCACCGAGGAGCAGTTCGACGAACAGTTCGCGGTGAACGTCAAGGGCGCGTACTTCACCGTGCAGAAGCTCGCACCCCTGCTGCGCTCCGGGGCAGGCGTCGTCCTGACCACCTCGACCGCGAACGTCATGGGCCTTGCCGAAACCAGCGTCTACTCCGCGGGCAAAGCCGCCCTGCGATCGATGGCCCGAACCCTCGCCGCCGAACTGCTCCCGCGCGGCATCCGGGTGAACGCGCTCAGCCCCGGCCCCATCGACACCGAGATCCTGGAAGCCGGAATGTCGGCCGAGGAGGCCGCACAGTTCAAGGCCGCCCGCGCCGCGGCGAACCCGATGAAACGGCTGGGCACCCCTGTCGAAATCGCCCGTGCCGTCGCCTTCCTGGCCTTCGACGCCACCTTCACCACCGGCATCGAACTGGTCGTAGACGGAGGCGACACGCAACTCTGA
- a CDS encoding oxidoreductase, whose translation MPDYGIAGKRAVVTGGSRGIGAAIVAQLLAAGATVLTTARSAGPVPEGASFVEADVRTQAGAQTVASAAQEVLGGVDLLVHNAGGARPHPSALEIPDDEWQDALSVNLLAAVRLDALLAPGMRERGSGSIVHISTAAIRPPFPPFLHYVAAKTALEAYSQGLAAELAPAGVRVNTVSPGRTATPGGVATREQWATLMPGFALPGVPLGRDGAPDDIANAVLFLLSDQANWLTGSGLAVDGGEYPR comes from the coding sequence ATGCCCGATTACGGGATAGCGGGAAAGCGCGCAGTGGTCACCGGCGGTTCCCGCGGAATCGGTGCGGCGATCGTGGCGCAATTGCTGGCCGCGGGCGCGACGGTGCTCACCACCGCCCGGTCGGCCGGCCCGGTGCCGGAAGGCGCGTCCTTCGTCGAGGCCGACGTCCGCACCCAGGCCGGCGCCCAGACGGTCGCCTCCGCCGCACAGGAGGTCCTCGGCGGCGTCGACCTGCTGGTCCACAACGCGGGCGGCGCGCGTCCGCACCCCAGCGCGCTGGAGATCCCCGACGACGAATGGCAGGACGCGTTGTCGGTGAACCTCCTGGCCGCCGTCCGCCTGGACGCACTGCTGGCCCCTGGCATGCGAGAGCGGGGATCGGGCTCGATCGTGCACATCTCCACCGCCGCGATCCGTCCGCCGTTCCCGCCTTTCCTGCACTACGTCGCCGCGAAAACCGCGCTGGAGGCGTACAGCCAAGGCCTGGCCGCCGAACTGGCCCCCGCCGGCGTCCGCGTCAACACCGTGTCCCCTGGCCGGACCGCCACCCCCGGCGGCGTCGCCACGCGCGAGCAGTGGGCGACCCTGATGCCCGGCTTTGCTCTCCCCGGCGTCCCGCTGGGCCGGGACGGCGCCCCTGACGACATCGCCAACGCCGTGCTCTTCCTGTTGTCCGACCAAGCGAACTGGCTGACCGGAAGCGGTCTGGCCGTCGACGGAGGCGAATACCCGCGATGA
- a CDS encoding exopolyphosphatase: MPRVAAIDCGTNSIRLLVAELTPRHDGTVDLRDLHREMRIVRLGQGVDATGRLAPEALERTRAALADYTVAARRKGVEKVRMVATSATRDASNRDEFFAMTRETLGVEAEVISGDEEARLSFTGAVGEQDPDDGPFVVVDVGGGSTELVLGTWNGREAEVIAAKSVDIGCVRITERALKGDPPTADEVSAARELARGILAEAFDVVDVAKARTWIGVAGTVTTLSGVSLGLPEYDSERIHLSKLSHGEIDRVAQELLAADRETRAANPVIHPGRVDVIGGGAVVVQVLAEELAARGGPDQLVVSEHDILDGIALALA; the protein is encoded by the coding sequence ATGCCTCGGGTAGCTGCGATCGACTGTGGGACCAACTCCATCCGTCTGCTCGTCGCCGAGTTGACGCCGCGCCACGACGGCACGGTCGACCTGCGCGACCTGCACCGCGAGATGCGCATCGTGCGGCTCGGCCAGGGCGTCGACGCCACGGGCCGGCTCGCGCCGGAAGCGCTCGAGCGCACCCGCGCGGCGCTCGCGGACTACACCGTCGCCGCGCGGCGCAAGGGCGTTGAGAAGGTGCGCATGGTCGCCACCTCGGCGACGCGCGACGCGAGCAACCGCGACGAGTTCTTCGCGATGACCCGCGAGACGCTCGGCGTCGAGGCCGAGGTGATCAGCGGCGACGAGGAAGCCCGGCTGTCCTTCACTGGTGCGGTCGGCGAGCAGGACCCCGACGACGGGCCGTTCGTGGTCGTCGACGTCGGCGGCGGTTCCACCGAACTCGTGCTGGGCACCTGGAACGGTCGCGAGGCCGAGGTGATCGCCGCGAAATCCGTCGACATCGGCTGCGTCCGGATCACCGAGCGCGCGCTGAAGGGCGACCCGCCGACCGCCGACGAGGTCTCCGCCGCCCGCGAACTGGCCCGCGGCATCCTCGCCGAGGCCTTCGACGTCGTGGACGTCGCGAAGGCCCGCACCTGGATCGGCGTGGCAGGCACCGTGACCACGTTGTCAGGAGTTTCGCTGGGGCTGCCCGAGTACGACTCCGAGCGCATTCACCTGTCGAAACTGAGCCACGGCGAGATCGACCGGGTCGCGCAGGAGCTCCTCGCGGCCGACCGCGAGACCCGCGCCGCGAACCCGGTGATCCACCCCGGCCGGGTCGACGTGATCGGCGGCGGCGCGGTCGTCGTGCAGGTGCTCGCCGAGGAACTCGCCGCGCGCGGTGGTCCGGACCAGCTGGTCGTCAGCGAGCACGACATCCTGGACGGGATCGCTTTGGCGCTCGCCTGA